DNA sequence from the Oryza brachyantha chromosome 5, ObraRS2, whole genome shotgun sequence genome:
AGCGGAGGTCTCTACATAGTGAGGTGTGGCAAAGAAGTCGTGATTCACACAATGAAAATGACCaaagcaggaaaaaaaaaccatgatgGAAGTGTCTCATCACGCTGTAATTAGCTTAGTAGCTTACTCTTGCAACGCAATCCACGCCCTTGGTCTGCACGCCGGACGCAGCCCCGCCGCCAGGCACCAGCGCGCCGGCGATGCCCGAGACATCCAAGATGATGGAGCAGTTCATCCGAATCTCGAGGTTCTTCTTGATGATGCCCAGCACGTTCACCCTCGCCTTCATGTCCGTGTAGGTGCTCAGGTCGTACTCCTGCCCAAGTATCAGGCCCGTGCCGTTGAGCACCGACGCGAGGCGGTCGGCGAGCAGGTCGATGGTGACGTTCATCCGCACCGTCCTGTCGgcgccgacctcgccggcgggcaCGTACGCCACGCTGACCGTCTTCCCCTTGTAGTACACGTCCGTCTCGCTCCGGGAGAACCGGAGCGACGCGATGTTGGGGTTCTTGACGGAGATGTCGGCGGTGAGCGTCGCGTTGGTCGCCACGGTGCTTCCGACGCCGGGGCCGCCGGAGCCGGGTCCGGTGCTGATGGCCGTCACCCAGACGCCGTTCATGGTGGTGCGGGGGTCCTTCACCCTGAACACGGTGAGCGCGAGCACGAGGATGGCGAGGCCGACGACGACCAGCGTGGTCacgcagcagccgcagcaccAGAGCGCGCGCCGGCGCTTCCGGAGGTACTGCGCGGACCGCCACCTGCTCTCCGcctgcgcctcctcctc
Encoded proteins:
- the LOC102706107 gene encoding uncharacterized protein LOC102706107, which codes for MAVAAVAAAENKNETTRPLAVPSPSVHPAASDAEEEAQAESRWRSAQYLRKRRRALWCCGCCVTTLVVVGLAILVLALTVFRVKDPRTTMNGVWVTAISTGPGSGGPGVGSTVATNATLTADISVKNPNIASLRFSRSETDVYYKGKTVSVAYVPAGEVGADRTVRMNVTIDLLADRLASVLNGTGLILGQEYDLSTYTDMKARVNVLGIIKKNLEIRMNCSIILDVSGIAGALVPGGGAASGVQTKGVDCVARVSY